One Catharus ustulatus isolate bCatUst1 chromosome 16, bCatUst1.pri.v2, whole genome shotgun sequence genomic window, AGCAGGGTGAACGGTTCGTGCTGCCGCCATCCCCTCCCGCCCCGCGGGGCACGGACACGAACCTTGACGGTGTATTTGTagcactgctctgcctccagctgccGCCCGCCCTGCACACAGCAACCAGGGAGAAAATCGTGTGGTGGGTTAGACAGGAAAGGACCCCCGAGACGATCAAATCCACCCtttccctcagcactgccaaggccaccagtaacccatgtccccaagtgccacatccacacggCTTTTAAATgcccccagggatggtgactccaccactgccctgggcagctgtgccagtgcctgaccaccctttccatgaagacattttcccaatatccagcATAAACCTCCCCTAGCACAACtctccccttgtcctgtccctgttccctgggagcagagtcctgcctccctggctgtcccctcctgtcagggagttgtgcagaaccagaaggttccccctgagcctcctcctctccaggctgagcccctttcccagctccctcaagcctctcctggtgctccagcctcttccccagctctgttcccttccctggacacactccagcctcTCAGTCTCATGAATGGGCCCAATACTGACCCCAGGATGTGCCTCAGCCGTGGAAAGACATGGGATCTCCCTGAAATGACCTTTGTAAGAAGCTTAGTAGGGAGGACATGCCCTGGGGCAGTCAGCATGCTGCTTTTGCCATCCCGAGCTCAGCCCCCAAACTTTTTATCATGGAGCCCTACACCAGCTCTTCATGAGTAGATGCCAACCCCTCACCCCAGTCCCATAAACCCCTACTGCATCAgggtggcaggggctgggcactCACCTGCAGGCAGATGAGGGCAAGATAACCCCACACTTCAGCATTGGTGTTATTTAGGGCATTGGCTTCAGAGAGGGCATCTTCTGCTTCCAGCATCTCTTCCAGCTtgggggagagaaggagaggcaTGGACAAAtgacagagcaggagaaagggCTTCCCAACTGAACAGGCATTGCTCTAACAGCAGAATAAATCAGTGCCACAGAAGCTCCTAATAGGGCTTCCGTGACAGAAATGTGGGGGAAAGGATTTAGGGCACAGACAAGGAGTTATCCTCCGTGCCAGAGCATCCAGATCTCCAGTCTGGAGCAGGAGCTTGCCACTGCTGAACCCTGTGGGATCGCACACTATTTCTAAATTCGCCTCCATCTgtaaggaaagcagcagaggaactgAGTGATCCAGCTCCATGAGGAAACATGGCTGTGTTCCTGCTCCCCATTCCTGCTGTGCAGCACCTCTGGGCAGGCAGTGGTAGCTGGTGCCCAGGCCACCACTCACCTCCCTGACCCGATTCCACAGCCTCCCAGGATGTAAACATTTGCCAAGGGGGAAACAGAAGATCAGATTCCTTCCCTGATTGCCTCCCCAGCCAAACTCCCTTGGAGGAACATGGCAAAGTGTCCCTTGGGGAGATACCATACTGCTGGTGGCTGGCTGTCTCTGGCAGCCCTTCAGAAGTGCTGGATTCCCTTGGACAGGGAAAGCACCGAGATTCCTCCCTGCTGACATCCCACTCAGTGCCTTGGTGCAGGTCATGTGCAGGCAGGAACTCAGAGCAGAGCCTAGATTGTTTGCCATGACAATCTGGGGAAtgaggtgctggcaggagctgggatgagaGGGGAGGatggctgctcccagagcagggactgaaGGTGACACCATCAGGGTGCCACACTGGGTCTgtcacagcacacaggacacTATGGCCTTTGGGGACACTGGCTCACAGGCAGCCAAGAGTTGCTCTAAACAAGAGGATCCTGCAAAAGCCAGGCCTGTGCCACCAGCTGAAGCCCAGAGGACCTGAAGGCAGCTGCACTCACCCTGTAGCAAGCGATGCCCACGCCCAGCCAGGTGAGACAGGAGGCAGAGTTGTCACAGGCGAGCAGGTAGATGTTCTTGGCCCGGCCGTACTGCCAGGAGAGACAGACACACCCCTCTGCATCATCACATCACACACAGGGGTTTGCCAAACACCCTGTACCATGGGCTCAcaccactgtccccactgctgctgcaggagtgaTTTGTTTTGTGGGAACTTCCcctccacagccctgctggctcctcacctctttttcttccaggtAGATGGAGCCCAGGCGCAGGTAGACAAAGTGCATatcctcagcatcctccacAAAGCTGATGACTCGCTCATAGCACTCCTTTGCATTGACAAAATCCTTCTGCAGGTAGCACAGGTGCCCTTTCTGAGCCCAGACATTTGGATTCTGTGCACCAAAAACCAGGAGTGAGATATGGATGGGAGAAACACCTGAGAGGAGTGCTGGGACACTGCaagcagcagaaaggaggagctgagcagtgtTTAATTGTATTATCACAACTCCttgtgcagtgctccaggctggggataGTGTGACTGGAAGCTGCTGGTGGAAAGGAaggacctggggatgctggtggaCTGTGACTGAACctgagccaggtgtgcccaggtgggcaggaAGGCCGATGGCCCGTGGCCTGTGTCAGCCATGGCGTGAgcgggagcagggcagggcttgtGGCCCTGTGCTGGGGGGTGGCGAGGCCACAgctcgagtgctgtgtccagttgtGGGCCCCTCGATGGTGGGGGGGACATTGAAGGGCTGGAGTGggtgcagagaagggaaggcagctggggaaggggctggagccccagggaaTAGGGATAGGACGaggggaaatggcctcaagttgtgccaggagaggtttaggttgcatattgggaaaattccttcacagaaagggtggtcatgcactggagcagctgcccagggcagtggtggagtcaccatctctgggggcatttaaaagccatgtggatgtggcattgTTTAATTATGAacatggtggtgctggggaATGGCTGGGTTTGATGACCTTAGAGGGTTTTTtcaacctaaacaattccatgattctgtgataccaGGGCAGGATTTATGGAGAGAGTTAGTCAGTGGGCTGCCTGCAGGACACCAGCAATGGCAtccccctccagctccctgcccagtgttctgcctgcacacagcattcccaggtgTCATCTTCCCCCTGCCTTTCTTTCAAGCTGCCTCCCCAAAGCCACCTTCCTTGCAGAGAGCTCAATAGCAATCTTGTCTGTCATGAAACAGAACCCAACTCCCCCACCCAGAGAGAGAGGATCAGGATGTACCtattcagagagaaaacaaaggcagatgctgcagagggaaaggcagagacagGCTCTGAGAGTTGCCTGCCTGTGCAGGGAGTGACAAGAGGCTGTGACAATGGGATAACAAAGACAGCAGTGCTACAGCCACAGCCTGGTGTGCCTGCCCTCCCTGAAATGCTCTGGACTAATATTGGAATGGTAATGTGGAAATGAAGCAGGGGCTCTGGGCTCACGCACACTGGGACTGCACAGGAATTACCAGGGGGTTGATCCGAACGGCCTCGCTCAGACATTCCTCACATCTGGGGAAGTCTTCCTGCAGCATGTAGCTCCAGGCCAGTGCCATGTAGTAGGCATAGCTGGGGCCTTCCTGAAGGCTCAGCAGCAACTCATGGGCCAGTGCCTTGTTAACAAACTGGGGAAGAACAGCACAGGTGGTGGTtaggggagcagggacaccatGGACAcgccagcaggacagggcaggagagctgaCTGACACCTCTCTGACTTCcacaaagaaaatttcttttacCCTCTCTTTTGAATgttggtctagtggaaggtgttcctgctccagtggaaggtgtctctaCCCATAGCAGTGGGTTGAAATGAGATGAACTTCCAGTTCCCTTCCAAAccaaccattccaggattccattcAGTTGTGTTTTGCTTTAAGCAACTCCTTCTGCCATGTCAAATTTAGGCAGGCAGCACAATGTGGCAACTAGAGAGGTCTCAGAGATGACTTGGCAGGACAGGCACGTTCCACAGTTGATATAAAAATCACTCCAACATATGCAAGTGTCTGAATCAAAGCAGTTCAGGCATCTTGGAAGCATCACAATATTTGAATGCACTGGGAAGAGCACGCTGTACCATTTCTGAGCTGGCTGTTtgttccctgtgcagcaggcagtgctgggctgtgtgtccACAGCCAGCACTGTGGGCTCAATACTCTGCTTGGCCACACTCCTGCATCTCTGGGCAGTGGTGGCTTTGCTCCCTCTTGTGCTCAGCCTCTGGAGTAGCCATGGCTCATTCCCTGAGGCCAAGAAAAGGGCTGGCTGGAGCTCTTTGGGAATAAACCAACCTCCCTTCCCACTCCTCCACTCACTGTTAAACTGACCCGGATAGCATTGACTTTCATCAGGAATTCCACTGTCTTCATGAAGATTGTGCAGGGAAGTGGCTGAGGTCCTGGAGCAGGACATGATGCTGCAAGAAAATGTCTCTGTCAGTCCCAAAGTGGGGTTTTTAATTCTGGAGGCAAAGTAGGACCTGACATCCCAGTGGGGACAGAAAAATCCCTGCAACATGGAGCAAAACccagggggtggcaggggaggCTGAAGCAGATATAAACTCAGCATTTCTTTCTGAAGGGCTTAAGTTTTGTAGGAGATCTGAAATTATGCTCTTCACCCACTAATTTTCCAGTCCAAACccagtggaaaaaaaggtggaaatTTATGAATGAGAGATAACTAAAGTgaagctcctgcctccccaaaCCAACCAGGGGGCCCTGaggcacccagcactgccatttCCACCCCACTAGGGCTGTGGAGGAGGCAAATCCCACACCACAAAACCAGAGGGGATCCCTAGGGACACTTTAAGAGCTGGCATctcaggaggaagaagaggaaggtgCAGGATGCAGTTACATGAAGGAGAGAGCTGCATTCACCTGCTGGCTGTCCATCCTGAGATGTGCTGCTCTGAAAATCAGAGTGAACCTGCTCTGCCTGTAGATTCCCTGGCTCAGGAGAGACAACAGGCCATGGCTCATTGCTCCCACATTACTCCCAACCATTCCCACAGGaccatttcccagctctccacGTCCTCATTCCCAAACCTTCTGGGGcttgctgcagtgctgtagCCTCTTCCTTGGATGTCACACCCTCCACTGCTTGTTTGTCAGCTGAGACATCTGGAATCTTCTCTAGAATGAAACCCCCACCAACCATTAGGTGAAAAGCCATAAACTTCACAGTTTAGAACAtgattccacaaaaaaaattaaaaataaaaattaaaaaccaaccaaccaaataaataaatatataaaagatCTACCAGGTTTTTAAAGCTGTTCTTTGCAGGTAGCAATACCTGGGGCTAGGGTTTTGAGCACAAGATTACCATGTGAAGCCAGAAACAGATATAAGCGAggcaggatgagaggaaacagcctcaagttgcaccagggagGTCTATGTTCAATGCTAGCAAAAAATGTATTCCAGAAAGGGTgatcaggcattggaacaggctgacaggctgcccagggcagtggaagagtgcccatccctggatggATGtaacagctggggacatgggctAGCAatgaacacagcagtgctgggttaacagttggacttgatgatcttggaggtcctttccagccttaGTCATGCTACGATTCTATGAATATCCCTAATCAGAAAGGACAAAAACCCACGTGTCATGAGCCTGAGGCACTGTGCATGAGTGGTgataatgttaaaaataaagccaGTCAGAatttcctgcagcctggccaaATGTTTGGGACTCAGGACAGACAGTCTCAGCTCAGGCTGGACTCAGGGAGGCTCCCAAGGAAGCTTGGCCTCAGGGTCACTGCCAAGCAGCTGGTTTGGTGAGGCAGAGCCTTCCAAACTGTGTTGCGAACTCACAGTGACAGCTTCCATGGAATTCTGTTCTAGCTCACAGTCCACATCTTCTACCCTTTGTACTTCTCCTCTTAAAAACTCTCCTCTCCTTCCACTGTTCACCACACAGCTCCAAGCCCCTCCTTGCTGGTGTCTGGGCACCTCCTGGGTTTGCCTGTTACCTGGGTCTGTGCTGGAAGAACTGggctttttcccttctccctcagcAGCCTCAAGGATTCTCCCCTCCTCCTCAAACTGTGCTCGCAGGAGCTTCTTAGCCTCACGGAAATTCCGTTCTGCCTGAATATAATTATTCTGTGTCTCGTAAAACAAACCTGTGGGAGAGACAGAGCAGCATCAGCAGACACCCAAAGGAAGCAAAATCCTTCCCTTAGCCCTCAACTTgaagcagggaggagaggactGGGGGCAGAAACGATGCTTGGCTCTACAGGAATACCTTGAGCACCAGACTGGCTTGGTTTATACCTGAGAGGGTCCAGGCTATGATGCTGGTTGGCTCCAAGCAGCAGGCATCCTCAAAGAAAATCTCTGCTTCTTCATAGTGCTGCAGCTTGACAGCTGCAATCCCACAGAGCAGCAAGCTAGGGCAAGGGCAGAGCAATCAGCCTTGCAGCCCTAGCAGTGGTGTGGGAGATCCACTCTACATCCTCTCCACCCACCAACCTTTGGATGTGCTGGGGGTCCAGACAAACAGCCTGCTGGAAGCATTCCTGGGCTTTGGTGGCATCCTCATACAGGAGGCAGAAGGCTCCATAGTCCATCCAGGACTGGACGCTGCGCTGATCCCGAGCTATTCTCTGGACAACAGAGATCATCACTGGAGTCAGCCTCAGCACATGCCATGGTCTGGGGAGGTAATTCTGGAATGACCACAGCTTCCCTGGCcactccagcccagctgagcaggaATCAAGCCCTTGTCTGTCACATGCAAGGGTGTCCCCTAAATGAGATCTTGCTGGAAGCCCACTTCCTCTAAGCCTTCTCCACCTAACACGtgtcctccagctccagctgatgCCTCCTAGggcccagtgtccccaaaactgacccagCACATCCCATTTCCCCTGGCCTCAAGGCTGGACTCCTTGGTGACCTGCCCAGGGACAGTCTCACatcctgcagagagcagcatcTCCCTGGGAAATGCCTCCCCTTCAGCCTGAGTATCCTGGTGATGCtcagctccttctccctccaCCACAGTCggggctggctgagctgtgaGCAGTGGCCCCATTGTGATGCTGTGCTGAGCCAGTCCACACAGATGATGGCAGGAAAGAACTGGGGCTCCCTAACCTGCTGGTAGAAGACAGAGGCCAGTTTTAAGTCCTTGTTTGCTTCAGCTTCTCGAGCAAagagccagagctgcttcctGGTCGCGCaggatggaggggcaggagaaaCATCTTCCCCAGACAGGAGCTGGTAGGGAAGGAGACAGTGTTagccctggggaagggaagagcagTTCATGTGATCCCAGTATGGGTGCAGGTCCCatgccagcactgcacacagtACAGACCAGCATGGCTGGGGCTGAACACTGGGAAGGGCAAGCTGCTCTGTGGTGGGACACATTCCAATCATTCCCAAATACCTCTGCCACACAGGCACAGGgcaatataatttataataataatttttacaagGACATGGAGTAACaagaaaagggggaatggctttccACTGCtagagggcagggttagataTCGAGAAGGAATTGTTCTCTGTGATGGtagggaggccctggcacagggtgcccagagaagctgtggctgcccctggatccctggaagtgtccaaggccaggttggatggggcttggagtaacctgggatagtggaaggtgtccctgtccatggcaggggtggaatgagatgagctttaaggacccttccaaccGAAACCTGTTGTAATTCTATGATTATTCACAGCATTCCCTAGATCAAGGTGATAACAAACTCCAGTGGGGCCACTCACTGGtgaccccagctcctgctttgccCAGCCACCCTCACCATGCACCAGCTACAGCAGCTTTACCAGTGGCATCTCACACCTATCTCACCATCAGGATTTTGAGCAGTGGATACAAAGGCACTGGATCCCTGCCTCGAGTGTGGCCAATGGTCCACATGAGCCTGAAGACCTTCATCTGCCCTGGACCCACAGTGAAGCCTTGGCCCAAGCCATCCAGATTTCCCCCTACCTTGTTCAGGGCAATGTGCATGTTGTCCACTAGGTACACATAGAGCTCACTGAGGaatgcctggagctgctccttggtCTCAAATGCTGTGGTCTTCAGGTACTTCTCCCTCACAATCTTCACCACAGAATACTGTGGAGAAAGAGACATTGGACAAGGCAGGTTCCCTCCTGTGCCCCCATCAGCTCTGTAATCAGAGTCTGAAGCTCCAACTTAGTTCTGAGAAATAAATCCATCCCACCActgataaaagcaaaaaaaaagcaagcaaagagGATTTCCTTTCCCACCTCCATGGCACAACCTATAGGGACAGCATATGGATGGCTCATCTCATCAGGACAAAGAGGGAGTCTCTAGGAAAAGTGTGGCTGAGgctgagcagctgagagagTGGAAtctccattccctgctgggGCAGACTGGGAATGTGAGAGCAGCCAGCTTTGCCTTTCTCAGGTCATGAGCATGGGGCAAATGGATGTGAGTAACTCCCATTGATAGGAAGTGTTCTCTTGGTGTGGGACCAAAGCAGCTTGGTGCATTCTGTGTTAGAGGGGGatcctgtcccctcagtgcccaCTGCAACAGCTTCAGGTGGCAGGAAAGGATTCTGGAGCACCACATCATCCTGAGTTACCACCATGAAGCAGCAGTTCCTCAATGAGAAACTGCCAggacaaaacaagcaaaaaaaataaaggacttTTCACCTTAAGTTgttctttaaaagcaaaatatttcccagAGGTATTGAGCTCGTAGTTGAGCTGACGCTTTTGTTCCTCCAGGGTTTCATGGTCCATCACTCCCTGGTCagcctgctgcttcccaaaaaGCTCATGGTATTCCCTCAGGATGGCAAGAGCAACACTGGTGACACGTTTGTGATAATCTTCCACCACctaggaaagaaataaataaatttcacaaGCCACTTATGCAATCAACCTTGATATGTGTTTGATTTGCCACAGCCCACGCCTCCCATTAACTCCACCTGACTCAAGTCTCAATTAGTCTGTCACACATCATTTCCTGTCCACGCCTGAGGGCTGAAAAAATATCTACAGGTAAATATAAAAGAGCTCCTTCCTGCTAGGATTTTCCATCACAACCCAGTATTCCAGTCACTGCTATCTCTCCTACAGCAATATAATTGGCTGTGAGTAAAATATATCTCATTTACTGGGAGCCTTGAAACCCACAGCCAGCCCTCTTCAGCAGAACCTGTAATCTCCATTATCTTGATCCTCAAAAATTCTTGGTGACCTGAGAAAGGTCAGGGCTGATTCTGTTCAGGTTTGTCTGAGTCTGATGAAACACAGGGGCTGGTCTGAGACAAGAAATCTGTTGGGACTGCCCAAGATATAAATGTAAGGTTCTGGTAGCCTCttttcccagtatcccatttCCATTCAAACATCCCTGCATGGCTGCCTTCCCTCCCTTTGCTCCAGCTCTTCACCACTTCCCTTTGAATGGGATGTGAACATGAGTGATGAATGGGTTCCCAAGGCACACTGCTGTGGAGATAACACATACAGAAGAATACACTTTTCTGTGTATTTCATAGAATATGTTGAATTGGAAGGGATCTACAAGGATTGAGTCCAACTCCAGGCCCTgtacagacaccccaacaatcccaccctgcacatccctgagagtgttgtccaaatgctcttggagctctggcagccttggggccatgcccattccctgggaaacctgggcagtgcccagccactcttttcctaatatccattaaaaccttccctgacatagctccagctgttcccttgGGTCTTGTCACTGGTCACAGACAGCAGAGATTGAAGCTGCCCCTTGTGAGGCAGCTGCAGAACCCAAAGAGCTCTACCCTCAgtctctcttctccaggctatGCATTCCAAGTGACCTCACCACTCCTCATATTGCCCTATTCCCTTCTAGACTCTTCACCACCTTTGTGGCCCTGCACCCTTGTCCCCTTCAAACCTCATCCCCATGTTGCTGTGGGCTGAGAATGAAGGCTGTTGTGTAGTGGGATGAGGGCAGGGTGGGGTGGCAGAATGATGGCAAGGCCACAGGCTCTCACCTTCCTGGCTCCTTCCATCCGAGGGGGCAGCGCAGGGTGGGGAGGAATCAGCTCCTTGACCCTGTCAgtgagagcagaggagaggaatCAGCTCCTTGACCCTGTCAgtgagagcagaggagaggaatCAGCTCCTTGACCCTGTCAgtgagagcagaggagagaTCAGCAGCTCCACTGCCAGGGATGTCGGCTGTGTGTGTGAGGGCTCCACCCTGCCATCGTGTCCATAGGTGCCTGGGAGGAAACCTGAAGTCTCAGACCAAGAGTGAACAGGTCCCTACAACTGATGATTGTGGCTTTGTCATGACAGGGTTAACATTTATTGCTAACCCAAAttgctctcctggagcagcagagctggatcttggagctcctggctctgcacaggagtAAGGAAGGAACCAGCCTGAGGAAACTCTGTAGAATTGGGTCACTAAACAGCCCAGACCACCTGACCCATCAGTTCCAGCTTCCAAGGGATGAGCTTTGGCTGTGGCACCTCATCCACTGGGCACACACTGACCCCCAAACACCAACCTCAGACCCCCAGAcaccacacagccctgcctgggcctCTGCTGGAGTTACAACGACCTTTCATTAGGATTAAcacatttttagattttattaagGTGAAGGTGGCTGAGCACTGGAGCAGGATTCTCTGTGGAGTCTCCTTCCCTGGATATATCCAAAAACCATCTGGACACAGAATAACGTGCTCTGCTTGAACATGAATCTTGGACTAGGTGACCTTCAAGGCTCCCTTGCAAACTGAAtcattttgggattctggaattAACATTCCTGGTGCCAAACCAGccttattaattaaattattttaatttaattaatttaattaaatttaagcttttttaacatttcctgCTTGCTGGACACCATAGCACCCTCAGTCCTCAGAACACAATCCATCCTACCAATCCAAGGTACCACAGGGCTCATTCAGGTGCACACAAGCAGGTGAACAAGGAGTTACACTGAAGCCACACACATTGCAGAAGAGTAGAAATGTATAAAATAGGCCAGGAAAAGGTCTGTTCTAAGCTTGTTCCTCAGCTTGTTCCTCCTGGAAGACAGCAAGGAGCAGTGAGGACAACACACATACCTTCAACAAATGGATGATGTTTCTGTTGGAGAGAGACATAAACCTGCACCTCTTACACCTTATTAATCTGCTGcgttttctatttttttattccataaatTAGATGTTTTATGCCTTTCTAACCCATaacacagcagggctgccacTGGACAGGAACTGGAAGCctcaaagcagcagagatgaaagagcagctctgcagcagaccGACATGAAAACTAACATGAAAGCTGAGGAATGGGTAAAACATTGAGAGAAAACTTCTGGAAAGCTAAAAATGAGAGAATGCTCTGGTGAAGCTACAGCAGCACTACCCAGGGCAGTCCATGCTGGTGGCCAGGACTGACCAAGCCACTGAACATCACATGCAAGAGGCGAGCACATGGGGATTAGAGGGAAACAAAGCCCTGACAGGAACACAGACACTGCTGTATTGCTCTGGTGTCTCTTGTTTTGAGAGGAATGGCAGGGAGATGCCAGCTGGGATGAACAAGTGTTTTCCCAACACACCAGATGCCACGTCGAAAGCAGTCTGGCCAAATCCTCCCCCTGATTCCTGTGGGCTTTGTCTCAGGCCCTCTTTATGGTGTATTGCAAGGGGGGTTTGCTGCACCAGCCTCTCTCCAccctgcagagaggagctgtcagccccacagcccatccttaCGCACCGCCGGATGAGCTCCTCCCGCAGCCGCTTTGGAACCAAGGGCCTGTCCAGCTTTATCTCCATCACCAGGAATGTTCCTGCCTCGCTGTACTGCTGTGGAGATAAACATTGCTCCCTGTGTCGTGCTGTCTGCAGACAGTGCTGGCACAGTGAAATACTGAGCACACAGCCACAGATTTCCAAATTGCAGAGATCCAGCTTGTTTTATAACCCGCCCTCAGAATGAGTtacagcagcaaaacccagctcAAGAAACCAGGCTAGGGAAAAGGAGAGATATCAATCTACCTGTAGAATGAATGTGCATTCCAGAGGAAGAAGtcaaaatatgaattttttaaaaatgcctgaCAATTTACAGAGACCTTCTAGCCCAGTGCCAGTCTGCTGTCCAGATGGACATCACTGGAAGAACTCTGGGAGAGCATCCGCATAAAACATCCCTTGTCCAACTCACTCTTGAGGAATTTAATTGTGTGAAAGGTGTGAGACACCACCACCTTCACTTTGGAGAGACACAACTACCTGTCCTTCAAGGCTGAGATCTGTGCCATTTTCAGATTCTCCAGTGCCATCTGACAACTGGATTTTAGATGGGTTGAGTAActattaagaaaaagaaaagatgtcTCTTGTTTTAGACTCAATAAATCTTTGCAAGTTCAGGGTGTGAGATGGTACATTTGTTCAGGCAGCATATCCTAAGATTTCAGATAAAGGAAAGCTGCAGCTTCCTTCCAAGGAGCAGCTCCAATCTCTGCTGtctgtgaccagtgacaggacatgaGGGAATGGctagagctgtgccaggggtggATTAAGCTGGATGTCAGGGAAAgattcttcccccagagggtggctgggcactcTCACAACCCCAAGGCTATCAGAGCTCTAGGAGTGTTGGAACAACACTgacaggcacagggtgggattgctggggtgtctgtgcatggccaggagttggactcatGATCCTTCACGTTGAGgagattctatgattctaggaTAATGAGTATCTCTTAGCCGGCTGAGGCAACACAGCATCCATCCCTGGTTCCTGCATGTCCCAACTTCTGTGACACAGAAACAGAGCACCCATGGTGACATGTGCCTCCCTAGACCTTACCGTTGCACTGgaatctttctcttcctttggaGCCTTACTGGGAGCAGCTTTGGAAACAGGAGAGTTCCCCAACCCTTCCTTGACCAGACTGAGCTGTGACCTGAGATCCCGGAAAATACTGTACTggatttttgtctgaaaaacagaggaaacagAGAGAATCAAGGGACAAAGCAGGCTTCCTCACTCCTTTGCCTTACCCTCTCTCATCACAAAATACACTGTCAGGGTCTTAAATGCATTAAGAAGTTTTGTAACCTCATTCTCTCCTAGAGTTCAGCTGCTGGTGCTCCAGGCCAGTACTGATCCTGTGGAGCTGTGAAGC contains:
- the CFAP70 gene encoding cilia- and flagella-associated protein 70 isoform X2, which encodes MEVPAGLTSGKEPAAAALPGVSLPIPVQITVVSAQNLKTLKSNVLFTMVHVEYNGAVLGDSSKTAVLPDGTAEYDFITSFECSPDGPNSLDVLVQKPLLLTVLEVVPKEKKKPEKITPLGQAVVDLLPLLQGVRSLKVFAPLYAVPASPSEMLHPEATSGLEVTVSTKELLLSATQFSSGNLLSITLEAAYSVPEAFTTDAQQNYMACLQIPAAGEKELPLLFKNGILKADGEKEPLPRPKNWPLGSILAPRALNIPDSFIIGGRYEDEDGELTKSEDKEFRMQAESTKRIVWDTERRCFLDAAAVAVLQKRIAECRYWPVELCRMSMASAGKGKVTKIDKGDEDKQIAFHGVAYVNMAHLLCPGVQQIRGAFRVFNYDDSEVFEKTKIQYSIFRDLRSQLSLVKEGLGNSPVSKAAPSKAPKEEKDSSATYSEAGTFLVMEIKLDRPLVPKRLREELIRRVKELIPPHPALPPRMEGARKVVEDYHKRVTSVALAILREYHELFGKQQADQGVMDHETLEEQKRQLNYELNTSGKYFAFKEQLKYSVVKIVREKYLKTTAFETKEQLQAFLSELYVYLVDNMHIALNKLLSGEDVSPAPPSCATRKQLWLFAREAEANKDLKLASVFYQQRIARDQRSVQSWMDYGAFCLLYEDATKAQECFQQAVCLDPQHIQSLLLCGIAAVKLQHYEEAEIFFEDACCLEPTSIIAWTLSGLFYETQNNYIQAERNFREAKKLLRAQFEEEGRILEAAEGEGKKPSSSSTDPEKIPDVSADKQAVEGVTSKEEATALQQAPEGNLQAEQVHSDFQSSTSQDGQPAASCPAPGPQPLPCTIFMKTVEFLMKVNAIRFVNKALAHELLLSLQEGPSYAYYMALAWSYMLQEDFPRCEECLSEAVRINPLNPNVWAQKGHLCYLQKDFVNAKECYERVISFVEDAEDMHFVYLRLGSIYLEEKEYGRAKNIYLLACDNSASCLTWLGVGIACYRLEEMLEAEDALSEANALNNTNAEVWGYLALICLQGGRQLEAEQCYKYTVKLGLQNEALLQEIRAAQHRFGFGDPSL
- the CFAP70 gene encoding cilia- and flagella-associated protein 70 isoform X4, whose amino-acid sequence is MEVPAGLTSGKEPAAAALPGVSLPIPVQITVVSAQNLKTLKSNVLFTMVHVEYNGAVLGDSSKTAVLPDGTAEYDFITSFECSPDGPNSLDVLVQKPLLLTVLEVVPKEKKKPEKITPLGQAVVDLLPLLQGVRSLKVFAPLYAVPASPSEMLHPEATSGLEVTVSTKELLLSATQFSSGNLLSITLEAAYSVPEAFTTDAQQNYMACLQIPAAGEKELPLLFKNGILKADGEKEPLPRPKNWPLGSILAPRALNIPDSFIIGGRYEDEDGELTKSEDKEFRMQAESTKRIVWDTERRCFLDAAAVAVLQKRIAECRYWPVELCRMSMASAGKGKVTKIDKGDEDKQIAFHGVAYVNMAHLLCPGVQQIRGAFRVFNYDDSEVFEKTKIQYSIFRDLRSQLSLVKEGLGNSPVSKAAPSKAPKEEKDSSATQYSEAGTFLVMEIKLDRPLVPKRLREELIRRVKELIPPHPALPPRMEGARKVVEDYHKRVTSVALAILREYHELFGKQQADQGVMDHETLEEQKRQLNYELNTSGKYFAFKEQLKYSVVKIVREKYLKTTAFETKEQLQAFLSELYVYLVDNMHIALNKLLSGEDVSPAPPSCATRKQLWLFAREAEANKDLKLASVFYQQRIARDQRSVQSWMDYGAFCLLYEDATKAQECFQQAVCLDPQHIQSLLLCGIAAVKLQHYEEAEIFFEDACCLEPTSIIAWTLSGLFYETQNNYIQAERNFREAKKLLRAQFEEEGRILEAAEGEGKKPSSSSTDPEKIPDVSADKQAVEGVTSKEEATALQQAPEASCPAPGPQPLPCTIFMKTVEFLMKVNAIRFVNKALAHELLLSLQEGPSYAYYMALAWSYMLQEDFPRCEECLSEAVRINPLNPNVWAQKGHLCYLQKDFVNAKECYERVISFVEDAEDMHFVYLRLGSIYLEEKEYGRAKNIYLLACDNSASCLTWLGVGIACYRLEEMLEAEDALSEANALNNTNAEVWGYLALICLQGGRQLEAEQCYKYTVKLGLQNEALLQEIRAAQHRFGFGDPSL